The window GTCATCGCAAGGACTACATCACGAACATGCATATCCTTTTGAATCGCACCGCAAGAGCCCACGCGAATTAGATTTTTCACACCATACTCACGAATCAGTTCATTCACATAGATAGAAATCGATGGAAGACCCATGCCTGTACCTTGAACCGATACCCTTTTCCCTTTGTATGTCCCTGTAAAACCAAGCATTCCACGGACTTCATTGTAACAGGATACGTCCTCTAAAAAGGTCTCAGCGATATACTTGGCCCGTAATGGATCTCCAGGCAATAAAATACTATCGGCAATTTCTCCCTGTTTCGCATTAATATGAACACTCATTTATTCAAGATTTATAAAAAGCAGTAGCTCTTTTATAAATCTTGTTCACCTCCTTGTTTATAATTCATGAATCTCTTTAGTTGAAGTTTGTGATCGTGTTATCGAAAAAACAGCACTGATTAATGCCAGAAGGACAAAAACCCCTCCGATGGATGCATTGTGGAGCACAGATGAAGACTGGTTAATCACCATTCCCCCAATAACAGAACCAGCTGCGATTCCTAGATGCGAGGCCGTATTATTCAGACTTTGTTGTATATCCGCTGTCTCTGGAGTGGTCTCAATTAAATAATTTTGTTGTGCTGGTGTAATCGCCCAGCTTAACATGCTCCAAATCATCATGATTATCACAAAGAGAATGGTTGAAAAAGTAACCTTTGGTAGGATAAACAGAACAAGGCAAAAGACAGAGATAATCCCCAAAATGCTCTTTTCTGAGCCCCACTTATCCGCCATAAATCCACCGAATCCGCCGCCAATGACAGCCGCCACACCAAAGATGAAATAGAAAATACTTACCCATGTCGCATTCAGGTTTAGTGCTGTTTGCAGGAATGGTGTAAGGTATGCGTATAGTGTTAAATGACCGGTTAAGAATAGCAGCGATGTTAGCTGTGCAGTCAATATTTTTGGTCTCTTTAATGTCTCTAACTGCTTTCTTAAAGAGATGACAGGCTTCGGCTCCATTTTATCAAAAAACAGCATGATTCCTAGCATTGAGACAAGGGAAAGAATCGCAATGAATAGAAACGGCGAGCGCCATCCGAAATGCTGCCCAATAACAAGACCTATCGGCACGCCAATAACTAATGACCCGCTGACCCCCATCATGATAACTCCAATGGCCCTTGCTCGATATTCTCCCCTTACAATACTGGATGAAATCGTGATAGCTAAAACAACTAAAAGAGAGCCAGTAGCAGCTGAGATGATTCTTGTGATAAATAGAATGAGGAAATTAGGACTGAAATAGGCTAGCAGATTGCCGCCAAAAAATATTAATAAAGTCCAAAGAAATAACTTTTTTCTTTCGACCTTGGCTGTTACTGTTAGCAATACGGGAGAAGCAAGTGCAAAAACAAGAGAATATATTGTAATTAGCTCCCCGGCTTTACTAACAGACACCCCAAGGCCATCTGACACAATATCCAGGATTCCACCAACAATCAATTCCGCCATCCCTACTACAAACGAAACAACAGATAATAGATAAACCTTATAATTCAAACGCCCCACCCTTACTTAGATAGTTAATAAAGTTACTACCATAATAGTAACCTTGTTAGATTGGTGATTGCAAGCTATATTTTCATTTATCCACTCTATTGTTTTGAAATTGGGATGATTACTGAAAAGGGAAAGAGGCAGGACTATCCCTGCCTCTTTTACCTCCTTAACTCTAACTTATGATTTTCTATCACGTATACGTAATCAGCTACACATTCGATAAAAGTTTGGTCATGTGATACAAGCAGGATTGTTCCCTCATAACCCTTGATAAACCGTTCTAATGCCTCAATACAAAAAACATCCAAAAAGTTTGTTGGTTCATCTAAAACTAAAATATTATATCTACCTAAGAATAGCTGACACAATACAAGACGAATGGCCTCCCCACCGCTTAAATGACGAACATTCTTTTTTAAATCATTCCCGGTAAAGCTCATAGAGTGCAATACGGATCGAATCTTACTTTCATCGTATTCACTTCTATCTTTCATATAGTCGAGAACACTTTCATCTTTCTTAAATTGATAATCCATCTGTTCATAAGTACCCATGACAGCCTTTGGAGAAATCGTTATTCCTTTACCACATTGTATGATATGACGAAGAAGCGTTGTTTTTCCCGAACCATTTTTACCTGTAATCGCAATGGTTTTACCTAATGGGAATTGAAAGCTTGCTTCCTTAAGAAGTGTCTTCTCTCCCATTTTTAGTGTTAAGCGATCTGCCATTATCGGAAATTTATTGTGTAATTGCAGGGCATTGGACTGATGAAATCGAATGATTTGCTCCTCTTTAGGTGCCTCTACCGCTTCCAGCTGTTCCACTCTTTGCTCCATCGCCTTTGCCGCTCGTTGAACAGCCTTTTGACTTGTATCCTTCGATTTCGTCATAAACATTTTATTTGCCTTTGCTTTTGTTTCCTTTTTAGACATACGTCCATTTTCCTGCGTAATCTTATCTGCCTTTTTCATTTTTTCCTCTGCAGCCTTCATAAGACGTGATTTTTCTTTTACATACCTTTCGTGCTGTTCCTGCTGCTGTCTTTTCTGTAGCTTCTTTTGTGCCACATAATCTGAATAGTTTCCTGTATACTCTTTGACCTTTCCATCTTCCACTTCCCAAATTTTCGTCACAAGTTTATCTAATACATATCGGTCATGACTCACAAGGATTAGGGCGCCATAATAGTAAGTCAATTCCTCAATGAAAAATTGTATACCATCTGCATCAAGATGAGTGGTTGGCTCATCAATTAATAGACCTTCATGATAGTTGGAGAAAATTTGCGCTAATTTCAGTCTTGTCTGTTCACCACCGCTGAAGTTTTCGACTTCGGTTTCCGGAATCGACAGTTTTCCTTTTAGCTCATAATCTACCTCCGTTTTATCAGGTGTTGTTAGTTGATCAAAATAAGCAAAGTCCACATATTTTTTCACATTTCCACTGGACGGTTGAACTATACCCGCAAGTAGCTTTAATAACGTACTTTTTCCTGCACCATTTTTCCCAACGATT of the Bacillus tuaregi genome contains:
- a CDS encoding MFS transporter, whose translation is MNYKVYLLSVVSFVVGMAELIVGGILDIVSDGLGVSVSKAGELITIYSLVFALASPVLLTVTAKVERKKLFLWTLLIFFGGNLLAYFSPNFLILFITRIISAATGSLLVVLAITISSSIVRGEYRARAIGVIMMGVSGSLVIGVPIGLVIGQHFGWRSPFLFIAILSLVSMLGIMLFFDKMEPKPVISLRKQLETLKRPKILTAQLTSLLFLTGHLTLYAYLTPFLQTALNLNATWVSIFYFIFGVAAVIGGGFGGFMADKWGSEKSILGIISVFCLVLFILPKVTFSTILFVIIMMIWSMLSWAITPAQQNYLIETTPETADIQQSLNNTASHLGIAAGSVIGGMVINQSSSVLHNASIGGVFVLLALISAVFSITRSQTSTKEIHEL
- a CDS encoding Msr family ABC-F type ribosomal protection protein encodes the protein MEKVCFKLENIEINYLDRKVLEIERLAVHQFDRIGIVGKNGAGKSTLLKLLAGIVQPSSGNVKKYVDFAYFDQLTTPDKTEVDYELKGKLSIPETEVENFSGGEQTRLKLAQIFSNYHEGLLIDEPTTHLDADGIQFFIEELTYYYGALILVSHDRYVLDKLVTKIWEVEDGKVKEYTGNYSDYVAQKKLQKRQQQEQHERYVKEKSRLMKAAEEKMKKADKITQENGRMSKKETKAKANKMFMTKSKDTSQKAVQRAAKAMEQRVEQLEAVEAPKEEQIIRFHQSNALQLHNKFPIMADRLTLKMGEKTLLKEASFQFPLGKTIAITGKNGSGKTTLLRHIIQCGKGITISPKAVMGTYEQMDYQFKKDESVLDYMKDRSEYDESKIRSVLHSMSFTGNDLKKNVRHLSGGEAIRLVLCQLFLGRYNILVLDEPTNFLDVFCIEALERFIKGYEGTILLVSHDQTFIECVADYVYVIENHKLELRR